Proteins encoded within one genomic window of Bradyrhizobium sp. CB1717:
- a CDS encoding MFS transporter, whose product MTTADPNQRIERAEIEDTSLLAFYRDMNTPERRTFWACAAGWALDGMDFMIYPLVIGTIIALWKVDAASAGLAGTVTLLASAIGGWLGGYLSDHIGRVRTLQITIIWFSFFSLVCAVVQNFDQLLIARAVLGLGFGGEWAAGAVLMGEAIRPQYRGRAVGSVQSGWAVGWGLAVLSQAILFSILPAETAWRWMFVIGALPALLVFYIRRSVTEPEIAAEARARQAASGDRPALWEIFSGPILKTTILASLMATGCQGGYYAVTFWVPQFLTKERHLSIVGSTGYLSTLIIGSFIGYLTGAWLADRIGRRNLFLIFSIGAMAVVLLYTQLPLTNEILWVLGFPLGFFASGYFSGIGAFLTELYPTRLRGSGQGFCYNFGRGIGALFPFLVGALSATTSLANAIAIFAVVAYAVFFIAAFALPETRGRVLHAD is encoded by the coding sequence ATGACCACAGCCGATCCGAACCAACGCATCGAGCGCGCAGAGATCGAGGACACCAGCCTTCTCGCGTTCTATCGCGACATGAACACGCCGGAACGGCGGACGTTCTGGGCCTGCGCTGCGGGCTGGGCGCTCGACGGCATGGATTTCATGATCTACCCGCTGGTGATCGGTACCATCATCGCGCTGTGGAAGGTCGACGCGGCTTCCGCAGGCCTCGCCGGCACAGTGACGCTGCTGGCGTCCGCCATCGGCGGCTGGCTCGGCGGCTATCTCTCCGATCATATCGGACGGGTCAGAACGCTGCAGATCACCATCATCTGGTTTTCGTTCTTCTCGCTGGTCTGCGCCGTCGTGCAGAATTTCGACCAGCTCCTGATCGCGCGCGCCGTACTCGGCCTCGGCTTCGGCGGCGAATGGGCTGCGGGCGCCGTGCTGATGGGCGAGGCGATCCGGCCGCAATATCGCGGGCGCGCGGTCGGCTCGGTGCAGTCGGGCTGGGCGGTCGGCTGGGGCCTCGCGGTGCTGTCGCAGGCGATCCTGTTCTCGATCCTGCCGGCGGAGACGGCCTGGCGCTGGATGTTCGTGATCGGTGCGCTGCCGGCGCTGCTGGTGTTCTATATCCGCCGCTCCGTCACCGAGCCGGAGATCGCGGCCGAGGCGCGCGCCAGGCAGGCTGCGAGCGGCGATCGGCCGGCGCTCTGGGAAATCTTCTCCGGCCCGATCCTGAAGACCACGATTTTGGCATCGCTGATGGCGACGGGCTGCCAGGGCGGCTACTACGCCGTCACCTTCTGGGTGCCGCAGTTCCTGACCAAGGAGCGGCATCTGTCGATCGTCGGCTCGACCGGCTATCTCTCGACGCTGATCATCGGCTCCTTCATCGGCTACCTCACCGGCGCCTGGCTCGCCGACCGGATCGGACGGCGCAATCTGTTCCTGATCTTCTCGATCGGCGCCATGGCGGTGGTGCTGCTCTACACGCAGTTGCCGCTGACGAACGAAATCCTGTGGGTGCTCGGTTTCCCGCTCGGCTTCTTCGCCTCGGGCTATTTCTCGGGGATCGGCGCGTTCCTGACAGAACTCTATCCGACGCGGCTGCGTGGCTCCGGTCAGGGCTTTTGCTACAATTTCGGCCGCGGCATCGGCGCGCTGTTTCCGTTCCTCGTCGGCGCACTGTCGGCGACGACGTCGCTCGCGAACGCCATCGCGATCTTCGCGGTGGTGGCCTATGCGGTGTTCTTCATCGCAGCGTTCGCATTGCCGGAGACGCGCGGACGCGTGTTGCACGCGGATTAG
- the ggt gene encoding gamma-glutamyltransferase, with protein MSSYWTRRTFVAFLATLAFGLAPATAQDARRAYVPPPLDTVHAVAAEHGMVVAQEKISAQVGADILRRGGNAVDAAVATGFAMAVTYPRAGNIGGGGFMVIHSAERNEDVAIDYRETAPAATTPQIFLGPDGKPDAAKSRDSALGVGVPGTVAGLALALEKYGSGQFTLAQLLEPAIALARDGFVVSDDIADSLPGWHRRLARWPSSAKIFSRPDGSSLGEGDRLVQGDLADTLSAVAAQGPRGFYEGPVAEKLAKALSDAGGIMTAADLKAYQPVIRTPVRGAYRGYDIVSMPLPSSGGVVLVETLNILEGFQLADLKQGSPASLHLLIEAMKRAYADRARYLGDPAFVNAPIETLTSKDYAAKLRAGISADRATPSKQLASAADAPREGSNTTHFSVVDSRGNAVSNTYTLNFSYGVGLVAEGTGVLLNNELDDFTAAVGASNAYGLVGYEPNLPGPGKRPLSSMSPTIVLKDGKPVLVTGSPGGSRIISTVLQVIVNVLDYKMDVAAAVAAPRLHHQWLPDEVRIERGFSDQVLSELKAMDHVIVEPMGQTSANSILVTPNGPLGAPDPRTRGAEAAGQ; from the coding sequence ATGTCGTCATATTGGACCCGGCGGACATTTGTCGCCTTCCTCGCCACTCTGGCGTTTGGACTTGCGCCTGCGACCGCGCAGGATGCCCGGCGGGCCTATGTTCCGCCGCCGCTCGATACGGTGCACGCCGTTGCCGCCGAGCACGGCATGGTGGTGGCGCAGGAGAAGATCTCCGCGCAGGTCGGCGCCGACATATTGCGACGGGGCGGCAATGCGGTCGATGCCGCGGTCGCGACCGGCTTTGCCATGGCGGTGACCTATCCGCGCGCCGGCAATATCGGTGGCGGCGGCTTCATGGTGATCCATTCCGCCGAGCGCAACGAGGACGTCGCGATCGACTATCGCGAGACTGCGCCGGCCGCGACCACGCCGCAGATCTTCCTCGGTCCCGACGGCAAGCCCGATGCCGCGAAGTCGCGCGATTCCGCGCTCGGCGTCGGCGTGCCCGGCACCGTCGCAGGCCTCGCGCTGGCATTGGAGAAATACGGCTCGGGCCAGTTCACGCTGGCGCAACTGCTCGAGCCTGCGATCGCGCTCGCCCGCGACGGATTCGTCGTCAGCGACGACATCGCCGACAGCCTGCCGGGCTGGCACCGGCGCCTCGCGCGCTGGCCTTCCTCGGCGAAGATTTTTTCACGCCCTGACGGCAGCTCGCTCGGCGAAGGCGATCGGCTGGTGCAGGGCGATCTTGCCGACACGCTGTCGGCCGTCGCGGCACAGGGGCCGCGCGGCTTCTACGAGGGCCCGGTTGCGGAGAAGCTCGCCAAGGCACTGTCCGATGCCGGCGGCATCATGACGGCGGCCGACCTGAAGGCCTATCAGCCGGTGATCCGGACGCCGGTGCGCGGCGCCTATCGCGGCTATGACATCGTCTCGATGCCGCTGCCGTCCTCCGGCGGCGTGGTGCTGGTGGAGACGCTCAACATCCTCGAAGGCTTTCAGCTCGCCGATTTGAAGCAGGGATCGCCGGCCTCGCTGCATCTCCTGATCGAGGCCATGAAGCGCGCCTATGCGGATCGCGCGCGCTATCTCGGCGATCCCGCCTTCGTCAACGCGCCGATCGAGACCCTCACGTCGAAGGACTATGCGGCCAAGCTGCGTGCGGGCATCTCCGCCGACCGCGCCACGCCGTCGAAGCAGCTGGCGTCCGCTGCCGACGCGCCGCGCGAGGGCAGCAACACCACGCATTTTTCGGTCGTCGACAGCCGCGGCAATGCGGTCAGCAACACCTACACGCTGAACTTCAGCTACGGCGTCGGCCTCGTCGCCGAGGGCACCGGCGTGCTGCTCAACAACGAGCTCGACGATTTCACCGCGGCGGTCGGTGCTTCCAACGCCTACGGCCTCGTCGGCTACGAGCCCAATCTGCCCGGCCCCGGCAAGCGTCCGCTGTCCTCGATGTCGCCGACCATCGTTCTGAAGGACGGCAAGCCGGTGCTGGTGACGGGTTCGCCCGGTGGCAGCCGCATCATCTCCACCGTGCTCCAGGTGATCGTCAACGTGCTCGATTACAAAATGGACGTCGCCGCCGCCGTGGCCGCGCCGCGGCTGCATCATCAATGGCTGCCGGACGAAGTGCGCATCGAGCGCGGCTTCTCCGATCAGGTCCTATCCGAGCTGAAGGCCATGGACCACGTCATCGTCGAGCCGATGGGACAGACCTCCGCCAATTCGATTCTCGTGACGCCGAACGGACCGCTCGGCGCCCCCGATCCGCGCACGCGCGGCGCGGAAGCGGCGGGACAGTAA
- a CDS encoding MFS transporter translates to MTTIAPDVRMAGVQRTYPPRAAVVSWIFFDWAAQPYFTLITTFVFAPYFATSVAPDAATGQSLWGFAMAAAGLAIALLSPVLGAIADASGRRKPWIAGFGALLVLASCTLWIGKPGDPSVIPPLLTAVALASVGAEFATVFNNAMMPTLVPPERIGRLSGTGWATGYIGGIVSLIIVLGFLAANPETGRTLLGFAPLFGLDPVSHQGDRIVGPLTGLWFIIFVTPLFLFTPDYPAKLPVREALREGLLELKQSIKSLPQQKSLAAFLLANMIYTDGLVSLFAFGGIYAAGTFGWHTIQIGSFGIMLAIAGTFGAWLGGKLDDRLGPKRVIAGSLLVLLLSVAAILLVDKDSVLFVKVAPPQAGAPLFSSAAERAYLLLGCLIGAAGGPLQAASRTLLIRLAPKDRIAQYFGLFALTGKVTSFIGPLLIGMITAATASQKAGMAVLVVFFVAGLGLLMRVRD, encoded by the coding sequence ATGACGACAATCGCCCCCGATGTACGCATGGCCGGCGTGCAGCGGACCTATCCGCCGCGCGCGGCTGTCGTCAGCTGGATCTTCTTCGACTGGGCTGCGCAGCCCTATTTCACGCTGATAACGACCTTCGTGTTCGCGCCCTATTTCGCGACCAGTGTTGCGCCAGATGCTGCCACGGGCCAATCGCTGTGGGGCTTTGCAATGGCGGCTGCGGGTCTCGCCATCGCGCTGCTGTCGCCGGTGCTCGGGGCCATCGCGGATGCGTCCGGCCGCAGGAAGCCCTGGATCGCAGGGTTCGGCGCGCTGCTGGTGCTGGCGTCCTGCACGCTGTGGATCGGCAAGCCCGGCGATCCCTCGGTCATTCCGCCGCTGCTCACTGCGGTCGCGCTTGCCAGCGTCGGTGCGGAATTCGCCACCGTCTTCAACAATGCGATGATGCCGACCCTGGTGCCGCCGGAGCGCATCGGCCGGCTCTCCGGCACCGGCTGGGCCACGGGTTACATCGGCGGCATCGTCAGCCTGATCATCGTGCTCGGCTTCCTCGCCGCCAATCCCGAGACCGGCCGCACGCTGCTCGGATTTGCGCCGCTGTTCGGGCTCGATCCCGTCAGTCATCAGGGCGATCGCATCGTGGGACCGCTCACCGGGCTGTGGTTCATCATCTTCGTGACGCCGCTGTTCCTGTTCACGCCGGATTATCCGGCGAAGCTGCCGGTGCGTGAGGCACTGCGCGAGGGCCTGCTGGAGCTCAAGCAATCGATCAAGAGTCTGCCGCAGCAGAAGTCGCTCGCGGCGTTCCTGCTCGCCAACATGATCTATACCGACGGCCTGGTGTCGCTGTTCGCGTTCGGCGGCATCTATGCCGCCGGCACGTTCGGCTGGCACACGATCCAGATCGGCAGCTTCGGCATCATGCTCGCGATTGCCGGCACGTTCGGCGCATGGCTCGGCGGCAAGCTGGACGATCGTCTCGGGCCGAAGCGCGTGATTGCCGGCAGCCTGCTGGTCCTGCTGCTGTCGGTGGCGGCGATCCTTCTGGTCGACAAGGACAGCGTGTTGTTCGTCAAGGTGGCGCCGCCGCAAGCAGGCGCGCCGCTGTTCTCGAGCGCGGCCGAGCGCGCCTATCTCCTGCTGGGTTGTCTCATCGGCGCCGCCGGCGGCCCGCTTCAGGCCGCTTCGCGCACACTGCTGATCCGCCTCGCGCCCAAGGATCGTATCGCGCAGTATTTTGGCCTGTTCGCGCTGACCGGGAAGGTGACGTCCTTCATCGGCCCGCTGCTGATCGGGATGATCACCGCCGCGACCGCGAGCCAGAAGGCCGGCATGGCGGTGCTGGTAGTGTTTTTCGTTGCGGGGCTGGGGCTATTGATGCGGGTGCGGGATTAG
- the purH gene encoding bifunctional phosphoribosylaminoimidazolecarboxamide formyltransferase/IMP cyclohydrolase — translation MTDHPRRVTRALLSVSDKTGLIEFAKALAAHDVELVSTGGTAKAIAAAGLKVKDVSDLTGFPEMMDGRVKTLHPKVHGGLLAIRDNKEHAEAMKAHGIAPIDLLVVNLYPFEATVDKGAGFEDCIENIDIGGPAMIRAAAKNHDDVAVVVEADDYKAVHDELAANNGATTLKLRRRLAAKAYARTAAYDAAISNWFNRQLEIDAPDFRAFGGKLIQSLRYGENPHQTAAFYATPDKRPGVSTARQLQGKELSYNNINDTDAAYECIGEFDAKRTAACVIVKHANPCGVAEGSNLVEAYRRALACDSTSAFGGIIAMNRALDADTAREITKIFTEVIIAPDASEEAIAIIGGKKNLRLLLAGSLPDPRAPGLTAKTVAGGLLVQSRDNAVVDDMTFKVVTKRAPDDAEMRDLKFAFRVAKHVKSNTIIYAKDLATVGIGAGQMSRVDSARIAARKAQDAANELKLAEPLTKGSVVASDAFFPFADGMLACIEAGATAVVQPGGSMRDDEVIKAADEHGIAMVFTGTRHFRH, via the coding sequence ATGACTGACCATCCCCGCCGCGTCACCCGCGCCCTTCTCTCCGTCTCCGACAAGACCGGCCTGATCGAGTTCGCCAAGGCGCTCGCCGCGCATGATGTCGAGCTGGTTTCCACCGGCGGCACCGCCAAGGCCATCGCCGCCGCCGGCCTCAAGGTGAAGGACGTCTCCGACCTCACCGGCTTCCCCGAGATGATGGACGGCCGCGTCAAGACGCTGCATCCGAAGGTGCATGGCGGCTTGCTCGCGATCCGCGACAACAAAGAGCATGCGGAGGCGATGAAGGCGCATGGCATCGCGCCGATCGACCTGCTCGTCGTCAATCTCTATCCCTTCGAAGCGACGGTCGACAAAGGCGCGGGCTTCGAGGATTGCATCGAGAACATCGACATTGGCGGCCCCGCGATGATCCGCGCCGCCGCGAAGAATCATGACGACGTCGCCGTCGTGGTCGAAGCTGACGACTACAAGGCCGTGCACGACGAGCTCGCCGCCAACAACGGCGCGACCACGCTGAAGCTGCGCCGGCGTCTCGCCGCAAAGGCCTACGCGCGCACCGCGGCCTATGACGCCGCGATCTCGAACTGGTTCAACCGGCAGCTCGAGATCGACGCGCCCGACTTCCGCGCCTTCGGCGGCAAGCTGATCCAGTCGCTGCGCTATGGCGAGAACCCGCACCAGACTGCCGCGTTCTACGCGACGCCGGACAAGCGCCCGGGCGTCTCGACCGCGCGGCAGCTGCAGGGCAAGGAGCTCTCCTACAACAACATCAACGACACCGATGCGGCCTATGAGTGCATCGGCGAGTTCGACGCCAAGCGCACCGCCGCCTGCGTCATCGTCAAGCATGCCAATCCCTGCGGCGTGGCAGAAGGCTCCAACCTCGTCGAGGCCTATCGCAGGGCCCTGGCTTGCGATTCCACCTCGGCCTTCGGCGGCATCATCGCGATGAACCGCGCGCTCGACGCCGACACCGCGCGCGAGATCACGAAGATCTTCACCGAGGTGATCATCGCGCCCGATGCGAGCGAGGAGGCGATCGCCATCATCGGCGGGAAGAAGAACCTCCGCCTGCTGCTCGCCGGCAGCCTGCCCGATCCGCGCGCCCCGGGCCTCACCGCCAAGACGGTGGCGGGCGGCCTCCTCGTGCAGAGCCGCGACAACGCCGTGGTCGACGACATGACCTTCAAGGTCGTGACCAAGCGTGCGCCTGATGACGCGGAGATGCGCGACCTCAAGTTCGCATTCCGGGTGGCAAAGCACGTCAAGTCCAACACCATCATCTACGCCAAGGATCTCGCCACCGTCGGCATCGGCGCGGGCCAGATGAGCCGGGTCGATTCAGCGCGGATCGCGGCGCGCAAGGCGCAGGATGCCGCCAACGAGCTGAAGCTCGCCGAGCCGCTGACCAAAGGCTCGGTCGTGGCGTCGGATGCGTTCTTCCCGTTCGCCGACGGCATGCTCGCCTGCATCGAAGCCGGCGCCACCGCCGTGGTGCAGCCCGGCGGCTCCATGCGCGACGACGAGGTGATCAAGGCCGCCGACGAGCACGGCATCGCCATGGTGTTCACGGGCACGCGGCACTTCAGGCACTGA